A single region of the Streptococcus sanguinis genome encodes:
- the argC gene encoding N-acetyl-gamma-glutamyl-phosphate reductase — translation MRISIVGITGYSGMELLRILLQHPQAEVVSLHASQDMEAPVSELYPHLKGICDLKIEAFDSQEIMRRADIVFFATSSGVAKDLSKDFVEAGFPVIDLSGDHRLPENIYKKWYQKEPAEDYVQKAFIYGLSEFTDIRGKRFIANPGCYATATELALIPLLTARAIELDSIIVDAKSGLTGAGKNPAASSHFVHVHDNYVTYKLNQHQHIPEIVQQLQRFDERLQQIQFSTSLIPLNRGIVATVYCKLKEPLTREELAAIYQECYQDKPFVRIQATLPNLHQVVGTNYIDIGFCYNPVTNILTVVAVLDNLIKGAAGQAVQNMNLMLGFPETDGLLSQPSYV, via the coding sequence ATGCGAATTTCGATTGTAGGAATTACTGGTTACTCAGGAATGGAACTCCTCCGTATTTTACTGCAACATCCGCAGGCAGAAGTCGTTTCCCTTCATGCCAGTCAAGATATGGAGGCTCCTGTGTCAGAGTTATATCCTCATTTGAAGGGGATTTGCGACTTGAAAATAGAAGCTTTCGACAGTCAGGAAATAATGCGACGAGCAGATATTGTTTTCTTTGCAACGTCAAGTGGAGTGGCTAAAGATTTGTCAAAAGACTTTGTAGAAGCAGGATTTCCAGTCATTGACCTATCTGGCGATCATCGCTTGCCAGAGAATATTTATAAAAAATGGTATCAGAAAGAGCCGGCTGAAGACTATGTTCAAAAAGCGTTTATTTATGGGCTGTCTGAGTTTACAGATATCAGAGGGAAGCGATTTATTGCTAATCCCGGCTGCTATGCGACGGCTACAGAGTTGGCCTTGATTCCCTTGCTGACGGCTCGGGCTATTGAGCTGGACTCCATTATTGTTGATGCCAAGAGTGGCTTGACAGGAGCTGGGAAAAATCCAGCTGCATCCAGCCATTTTGTCCATGTGCACGACAACTATGTGACTTACAAGCTGAATCAGCATCAGCATATTCCAGAGATTGTGCAGCAGTTGCAGCGTTTTGATGAGAGATTGCAACAGATTCAGTTTTCAACATCCCTCATTCCACTCAATCGTGGTATCGTGGCGACAGTTTATTGCAAGTTAAAAGAACCTTTGACTCGAGAAGAGTTGGCTGCTATTTACCAGGAATGCTATCAGGATAAGCCTTTTGTCCGTATCCAAGCTACTCTGCCGAATCTGCATCAGGTTGTCGGTACTAATTATATAGATATTGGTTTTTGCTATAATCCTGTGACAAATATTTTAACTGTAGTGGCTGTGCTGGATAACCTGATTAAGGGGGCTGCTGGTCAGGCGGTTCAAAATATGAATCTGATGCTGGGCTTTCCTGAAACAGATGGCCTGCTCAGTCAACCGTCCTATGTCTAG
- the alaS gene encoding alanine--tRNA ligase — MKQMSSAQVRQMWLDFWATKGHAVEPSVSLVPVNDPTLLWINSGVATLKKYFDGTIIPENPRITNAQKAIRTNDIENVGKTARHHTMFEMLGNFSIGDYFRDEAIEWAYELLTSPEWFDFPKDKLYMTYYPDDKDSYNRWIAMGVEPSHLIPIEDNFWEIGAGPSGPDTEIFFDRGEAFDPENIGVRLLEEDIENDRYIEIWNIVLSQFNADPAVPRSEYKELPHKNIDTGAGLERLVAVIQGAKTNFETDLFMPIIREVEKLSSKVYDQDGDNMSFKVIADHIRSLSFAIGDGALPGNEGRGYVLRRLLRRASMHGQKLGINEPFLYKLVPTVGKIMESYYPEVLEKQDFIEKIIKSEEESFARTLHSGQHFAETIVADLKAKGQTVIAGQDAFKLYDTYGFPLELTEEIAEEAGMTVDRAGFEAAMKEQQDRARASVVKGGSMGMQNETLQAITVESSFNYEKEELTAELLAVVADDAAVESVETGSAALIFAETPFYAEMGGQVADHGQIFDGAGNLVAQVTDVQKAPNGQPLHTVEVLAPLALGQSYKLEIDHSRRHRVMKNHTATHLLHAALHNVLGNHATQAGSLNEVEFLRFDFTHFQAVTAEELRAIEQEVNEKIWEALAIETVETDIDKAKEMGAMALFGEKYGKEVRVVTIGDYSVELCGGTHVGNTSEIGIFKIVKEEGIGSGTRRILAVTSKEAFEAYREEEEALKAIAATLKAPQIKEVPHKVEALQEQLRQLQKENAELKEKAAAAASGEVFKNVQEANGHSFIASQVSVSDAGALRTFADTWKQKDYSDVLILVAAIGDNVNVLAASKTKDIHAGNLIKELAPIVDGRGGGKPDMAMAGGSKQSAIPALLAAVAEKL; from the coding sequence ATGAAACAAATGTCAAGTGCTCAGGTTCGTCAAATGTGGCTGGATTTTTGGGCAACTAAAGGTCATGCAGTAGAACCATCTGTTAGCTTGGTGCCGGTCAACGATCCAACCTTGCTCTGGATTAACTCTGGTGTAGCAACCCTCAAGAAATACTTTGACGGAACCATTATTCCAGAGAATCCTCGGATTACCAATGCTCAAAAGGCCATTCGAACCAATGATATTGAAAATGTCGGAAAAACTGCCCGCCACCATACTATGTTTGAAATGCTGGGCAATTTCTCTATCGGCGATTATTTCCGTGATGAAGCGATTGAGTGGGCTTACGAGCTTTTGACTAGCCCTGAGTGGTTTGATTTTCCCAAAGACAAGCTCTACATGACCTACTACCCAGACGATAAGGACTCTTACAACCGCTGGATTGCTATGGGCGTTGAGCCTAGTCATTTGATTCCGATTGAGGACAACTTCTGGGAAATCGGTGCGGGACCTTCTGGGCCGGATACAGAGATTTTCTTTGACCGAGGTGAGGCTTTTGATCCAGAAAATATTGGGGTCCGTCTCTTAGAAGAAGATATTGAAAACGATCGCTATATCGAAATCTGGAATATCGTCTTGTCACAATTCAATGCTGACCCTGCTGTACCACGTAGCGAGTACAAGGAATTGCCACATAAGAACATTGATACGGGCGCTGGTTTGGAGCGTTTGGTCGCTGTTATCCAAGGAGCTAAGACCAACTTTGAGACTGACCTCTTCATGCCAATTATTCGTGAAGTAGAGAAGCTGTCTAGCAAGGTCTATGACCAAGATGGCGACAATATGAGTTTCAAGGTTATCGCAGACCATATTCGTTCGCTTTCCTTTGCCATTGGTGATGGGGCTCTTCCTGGAAATGAAGGCCGTGGCTATGTCCTTCGTCGTCTACTCCGTCGTGCTTCAATGCATGGTCAAAAGCTGGGGATCAATGAGCCTTTCCTTTACAAACTGGTTCCAACTGTGGGCAAGATTATGGAAAGCTACTACCCAGAAGTTCTTGAAAAGCAAGACTTTATCGAAAAGATTATCAAGAGTGAGGAAGAATCTTTTGCTCGTACTCTGCACTCTGGTCAACACTTTGCAGAAACAATCGTGGCAGATTTGAAAGCTAAGGGACAAACTGTTATTGCTGGTCAAGATGCCTTTAAACTCTACGATACTTACGGTTTCCCGCTGGAGTTAACCGAAGAAATCGCTGAAGAAGCAGGCATGACTGTGGACCGTGCTGGCTTTGAAGCGGCTATGAAAGAGCAGCAGGATCGAGCGCGTGCTTCTGTCGTCAAGGGCGGCTCAATGGGCATGCAAAATGAAACCTTGCAGGCCATCACCGTAGAAAGTTCCTTTAATTACGAAAAAGAAGAGCTGACAGCTGAACTTCTTGCTGTCGTGGCGGATGATGCAGCAGTGGAGTCTGTTGAGACAGGATCAGCTGCCCTCATCTTTGCAGAAACGCCATTCTATGCAGAAATGGGTGGTCAGGTAGCTGACCACGGTCAAATCTTTGATGGAGCAGGCAATCTGGTAGCGCAAGTTACGGATGTGCAAAAGGCACCAAATGGTCAGCCTTTGCATACTGTAGAAGTTTTGGCTCCTCTGGCTCTCGGTCAAAGCTATAAACTGGAAATTGACCACAGCCGTCGCCATCGTGTGATGAAAAATCATACGGCAACTCACCTTTTACATGCAGCCCTGCATAATGTTCTTGGTAACCATGCAACCCAAGCAGGCTCTCTGAACGAAGTAGAATTCCTGCGCTTTGACTTTACGCATTTCCAAGCGGTGACAGCAGAAGAGCTGCGCGCTATTGAGCAAGAAGTCAATGAGAAAATCTGGGAAGCCCTTGCTATCGAGACAGTAGAGACAGATATTGACAAAGCTAAGGAAATGGGTGCCATGGCGCTCTTTGGAGAAAAATATGGTAAAGAAGTTCGTGTCGTAACCATCGGCGACTACTCTGTCGAGCTTTGCGGAGGAACCCACGTAGGCAACACTTCTGAAATCGGTATTTTCAAGATTGTCAAAGAAGAGGGGATCGGCTCTGGAACTCGTCGTATCTTGGCAGTCACCAGCAAGGAAGCTTTTGAAGCTTACCGTGAGGAAGAAGAGGCGCTCAAGGCTATCGCAGCGACACTCAAAGCACCGCAAATCAAGGAAGTGCCTCACAAGGTAGAAGCGCTGCAAGAGCAGCTGCGTCAACTGCAAAAAGAGAATGCAGAGCTCAAGGAAAAGGCAGCAGCAGCGGCCTCTGGTGAAGTCTTCAAGAATGTTCAAGAAGCAAATGGACATAGCTTTATTGCTAGTCAGGTCTCTGTTTCTGATGCAGGTGCCCTGCGTACCTTTGCGGACACTTGGAAGCAGAAGGACTATTCAGATGTTCTTATACTGGTCGCAGCAATTGGTGACAACGTCAATGTTCTTGCAGCCAGCAAGACCAAGGACATCCATGCTGGTAATCTGATTAAGGAATTGGCACCGATTGTAGATGGTCGAGGCGGCGGTAAGCCAGACATGGCTATGGCCGGCGGCAGCAAGCAATCAGCTATTCCAGCCCTGCTAGCAGCAGTTGCTGAGAAGTTGTAA
- a CDS encoding LURP-one-related/scramblase family protein — protein MRMTSSLNEGGTAVFRPSDKELVFYVDCGGNIMKTYLVKQKFRLGGERFDIKDDRGNVDYQVEGSFFQIPKTFTIYDSQGQIVSQITKTLLTLLPQFEIKLSSGHSFYIRKKFSFLRDKYKFDNLGLRVEGNIWDLNFRLLDDSNQVVAEITKELFHLTSTYQVSVYDVTYSDLVISLCVAIDYVEMLESSSS, from the coding sequence ATGAGAATGACAAGTTCATTGAATGAAGGTGGTACCGCGGTTTTTCGCCCTTCGGACAAGGAACTTGTCTTTTATGTTGACTGTGGAGGTAACATAATGAAAACCTATCTTGTCAAACAGAAATTTCGCTTAGGCGGCGAACGCTTTGATATCAAGGACGATCGAGGAAATGTGGATTACCAAGTGGAAGGCTCTTTCTTTCAGATTCCTAAGACCTTTACTATCTATGATAGTCAAGGACAAATCGTCAGTCAAATTACCAAGACCCTTTTAACCCTCCTGCCCCAGTTTGAAATCAAACTCAGCAGCGGGCATAGCTTTTATATTCGTAAGAAATTCTCTTTTTTGCGTGATAAGTATAAATTTGATAATTTGGGTCTTCGAGTTGAAGGGAATATCTGGGATTTAAACTTTCGTCTGCTGGATGACAGCAATCAAGTCGTTGCAGAGATTACCAAGGAGCTCTTCCATCTAACCTCTACTTATCAGGTGAGTGTCTATGATGTGACTTATTCAGATTTGGTGATTTCCCTCTGTGTCGCTATTGATTATGTTGAAATGCTGGAAAGTTCGTCGTCATAA
- the prsA gene encoding peptidylprolyl isomerase PrsA, producing the protein MKKKIFAGAVTLLSVAVLAACSNSEGKDIVTMKGNTITVNEFYDQVKNNGAAQQVLLQMAIKDIFEEKYGKDVKDKDVKDAFEKSKTAYGTAFAQVLAQNGLTEDAYKEQIRTNMLVEHAVKKAAEKELTDENYKAAFENYTPEVTAQIIKVDSEDKGKEVLEKAKAEGADFSQIAKENSTDATTKEKGGEIKFDSGSTDVPDAVKKAAFALEENGVSDLVTVPDSQYSASYYIVKLVKKSEKSSNWKDYKDKLKKIIIAQKEKDTSFIQSVVAKELKDANIKVKDSAFQSVFAQYIETTGSSTSSSSAASSSKTSESSSVAESSSTEASSSAAE; encoded by the coding sequence ATGAAGAAAAAAATATTTGCAGGAGCTGTGACACTCTTGTCAGTCGCTGTATTAGCAGCATGTTCTAACTCAGAAGGCAAGGACATCGTGACCATGAAAGGAAACACGATTACTGTCAATGAGTTCTACGATCAAGTGAAAAACAATGGTGCAGCTCAGCAGGTCTTGCTACAGATGGCTATCAAAGACATCTTTGAAGAAAAATACGGCAAAGATGTCAAAGACAAGGACGTTAAGGATGCTTTCGAAAAGTCTAAAACTGCTTACGGTACAGCTTTTGCCCAAGTCTTGGCTCAAAATGGATTGACCGAAGATGCCTACAAGGAGCAAATCCGCACCAATATGCTGGTAGAGCATGCCGTTAAGAAGGCTGCTGAAAAAGAGCTGACTGATGAAAACTACAAGGCTGCCTTTGAAAACTACACGCCAGAAGTAACAGCTCAAATCATCAAGGTTGACAGCGAAGACAAAGGTAAGGAAGTTCTTGAAAAAGCTAAAGCAGAAGGAGCCGACTTCAGTCAAATCGCTAAGGAAAACTCTACCGATGCTACCACTAAGGAAAAAGGCGGAGAAATCAAGTTTGACTCTGGCTCTACTGATGTTCCAGATGCTGTCAAAAAAGCTGCCTTTGCTTTGGAAGAAAATGGCGTTTCAGACCTTGTGACTGTGCCAGATTCACAGTACTCAGCAAGCTACTATATTGTTAAGCTGGTCAAGAAGTCTGAGAAATCTTCTAACTGGAAAGACTACAAAGACAAGCTGAAAAAGATTATCATTGCGCAAAAAGAAAAAGATACTAGCTTTATCCAAAGCGTTGTGGCGAAAGAGCTGAAAGATGCCAACATCAAGGTTAAGGATAGTGCATTCCAATCTGTCTTTGCTCAGTATATCGAAACGACAGGCTCTTCAACTTCTTCATCAAGTGCTGCCAGCAGCTCAAAGACATCTGAGTCTAGCTCAGTAGCTGAAAGCAGTTCAACAGAAGCTTCATCCTCAGCCGCAGAATAA
- a CDS encoding O-methyltransferase yields the protein MVDTYNQNSNPNMRRPVVKEEIVDFMRRRLQPVTGGLKELEDFARAENVPVIPHETVAYFRLLLESLQPEKILEIGTAIGFSALLMAEHAPQAQITTIDRNPEMIELAKANFVKYDSRQQITLLEGDAMDLLETLEDSYDLVFMDSAKSKYVVFLPHVLKRLNPGGLVLIDDVFQGGDVAKPFEEIKRGQRAIYRGLHSLFDATLDSSDLTSSLLPLGDGLLMIRKK from the coding sequence ATGGTCGATACTTATAACCAAAACTCTAATCCCAATATGCGTCGACCAGTGGTCAAAGAAGAAATCGTTGACTTTATGAGACGGCGTCTCCAGCCGGTCACTGGTGGCCTCAAGGAATTGGAGGATTTTGCCAGAGCTGAAAATGTGCCCGTGATTCCCCATGAGACAGTGGCTTACTTCCGCCTGCTACTCGAAAGTCTGCAGCCTGAGAAGATTTTAGAAATCGGGACGGCTATTGGATTTTCGGCCCTTTTGATGGCAGAACATGCTCCTCAGGCTCAGATTACGACTATTGACCGCAATCCAGAGATGATTGAGCTTGCCAAGGCTAATTTTGTCAAGTATGACAGCCGTCAGCAGATCACCCTGCTGGAAGGTGATGCGATGGATTTGCTTGAGACACTAGAGGATTCCTACGACCTTGTCTTTATGGACTCTGCCAAGTCCAAGTATGTGGTCTTTCTGCCCCATGTCCTCAAGCGCCTCAATCCTGGTGGTCTGGTCCTCATTGATGATGTCTTTCAAGGTGGCGATGTTGCCAAGCCTTTTGAGGAAATTAAGCGTGGTCAACGAGCTATTTACCGTGGCTTGCACAGCCTGTTTGACGCAACTTTGGACAGTTCAGATTTAACTTCCAGTCTGCTTCCCTTGGGAGATGGACTGCTTATGATTAGAAAAAAATGA
- the pepF gene encoding oligoendopeptidase F: MAKQRNEIEEKYTWDLSTIFPTDEAFEEELAQVSEEVKKAAGLAGHLLDSADSLLTTTEVQLDLMRRIEKLYSYAHMKNDQDTRVAKYQEYQAKGMTLYSDFGQSFAFYEPEFMAITEEQYQAFLAEQPALQQYQHYFDKLLKKKAHILTQREEELLAGAGEIFGAAGETFAILDNADIVFPMVHDEDGNEVQLSHGNYITLVESKNREVRKEAYEALYSVYEQYQHTYAKTLQTNVKVHNYNAKVRKFSSAREAALSADFIPESVYDSLVSAVNKHLPLLQRYIALRAKILGISDLKMYDMYTPLSETDYKFTYEEALAKSEEVLAILGEDYLSRVKTAFSERWIDVHENQGKRSGAYSGGSYDTNAFMLLNWQDTLDNLFTLVHETGHSMHSSYTRETQPYVYGDYSIFLAEIASTTNENILTEKLLEEVEDDATRFAILNHFLDGFRGTVFRQTQFAEFEHAIHKADQEGQVLTSEFLNELYADLNEKYYGLKKEDNPQIQYEWARIPHFYYDYYVFQYSTGFSAASALAEKIVHGSQEDKDKYLDYLKAGNSDYPLNVIKKAGVDMEKEDYLNAAFAVFERRLDEFEALVEKLGLA, from the coding sequence ATGGCAAAACAAAGAAATGAAATTGAAGAAAAATATACTTGGGATTTGAGTACCATTTTCCCAACAGATGAAGCCTTTGAAGAGGAATTGGCTCAGGTTTCAGAAGAAGTGAAGAAAGCAGCTGGTCTGGCTGGGCATTTGCTTGATTCAGCGGACAGTCTCTTAACAACGACTGAAGTGCAGTTGGACTTGATGCGTCGTATTGAAAAGCTTTATTCTTATGCTCACATGAAGAATGACCAAGATACACGTGTGGCTAAGTACCAAGAGTATCAGGCTAAAGGCATGACTCTTTACAGCGACTTTGGCCAAAGCTTTGCTTTCTATGAGCCAGAATTTATGGCGATTACAGAAGAGCAGTACCAAGCTTTCTTGGCTGAGCAGCCAGCCTTGCAGCAGTATCAGCATTATTTTGACAAGCTTTTGAAAAAGAAGGCTCACATCCTGACACAGCGTGAAGAGGAGCTATTGGCGGGTGCTGGTGAAATTTTTGGTGCAGCGGGCGAAACCTTTGCTATCTTGGATAATGCGGATATTGTCTTTCCGATGGTGCATGATGAAGATGGAAATGAAGTTCAGCTCAGCCACGGTAACTATATCACCCTGGTCGAGTCTAAGAACCGAGAGGTCCGCAAGGAAGCTTACGAGGCTCTCTACAGCGTCTACGAGCAGTATCAGCATACCTATGCTAAGACTCTGCAGACCAATGTCAAGGTTCACAACTACAATGCGAAAGTCCGCAAGTTCTCATCTGCCCGTGAAGCAGCCTTATCAGCTGACTTTATTCCAGAAAGTGTTTATGACAGCTTAGTTTCAGCTGTCAATAAGCATTTGCCTCTCTTGCAGCGTTATATCGCTTTGCGAGCGAAGATTTTAGGCATTTCTGACTTGAAGATGTATGATATGTACACACCTTTGTCAGAGACAGACTACAAGTTCACTTATGAGGAAGCCTTGGCTAAGTCTGAGGAAGTCTTGGCTATTCTGGGTGAGGATTATTTGAGCCGAGTGAAGACAGCCTTCTCAGAGCGCTGGATTGATGTTCATGAGAATCAAGGCAAGCGCTCAGGGGCATACTCAGGTGGTTCTTATGATACTAATGCCTTTATGTTACTCAACTGGCAGGATACGCTGGACAATCTCTTTACCTTGGTGCACGAGACAGGACACAGTATGCATTCCAGCTACACCCGTGAGACTCAGCCTTATGTCTACGGAGACTATTCTATCTTCCTAGCTGAGATTGCTTCAACGACTAATGAAAATATCCTGACAGAGAAGCTCTTGGAAGAAGTAGAAGACGATGCTACCCGCTTTGCTATTCTCAACCACTTTTTGGACGGCTTCCGAGGTACGGTCTTCCGTCAAACCCAGTTTGCGGAGTTTGAGCACGCTATCCACAAGGCTGACCAAGAAGGTCAAGTTTTGACCAGCGAGTTTCTCAATGAGCTCTACGCTGATTTGAACGAGAAATACTATGGACTGAAAAAAGAAGATAATCCGCAGATTCAGTACGAATGGGCTCGGATTCCACATTTCTACTATGATTACTATGTTTTCCAATATTCGACAGGATTTTCAGCGGCTTCTGCCCTGGCTGAAAAGATTGTCCATGGTAGTCAGGAAGACAAGGACAAGTATCTGGACTATCTCAAAGCTGGGAACTCTGACTATCCGCTCAATGTCATCAAAAAAGCAGGTGTAGATATGGAAAAAGAAGACTACCTAAATGCTGCTTTTGCTGTCTTTGAACGTCGCTTGGACGAATTCGAAGCCTTGGTGGAAAAGTTGGGATTAGCATAA
- a CDS encoding competence protein CoiA produces MFVARNHKGLLCNALEEKIEKGADFVCPACSGAVRFKKGKVMQPHFAHVSLEQCHFYRENESAEHLNLKAELFRWAVQTEEVEVEAFLPALQQIADLLVDKKLALEVQCSSLRIERLQERTLSYRQHGYQVLWLLGRKLWLKDSLTRLQKDFLYFSKNMGFHLWELDQEKQVLRLKYLIHEDLHGKVQYKTKNFPFGHSQLLDILRLPFQKQEMNSFLAQQDPQICNYIRRQLYYQQPRWMRLQAQLYQNGDNLLTKTAEDFYPQVRPIQAASFCQITTDLTDYYQQFENYYANLQQKNLQIVYSPAFYTRILR; encoded by the coding sequence ATGTTTGTGGCGCGAAATCATAAGGGACTTTTGTGTAATGCACTGGAGGAGAAGATTGAGAAAGGGGCTGATTTCGTCTGCCCAGCTTGTTCAGGGGCAGTCCGTTTTAAAAAAGGGAAAGTTATGCAGCCGCATTTTGCGCATGTTTCGCTAGAGCAGTGCCACTTTTACAGGGAAAATGAGAGCGCTGAGCACCTGAACCTTAAGGCGGAGCTTTTTCGCTGGGCTGTCCAGACAGAAGAAGTTGAGGTGGAGGCTTTTTTGCCTGCTCTGCAGCAGATTGCTGATTTGCTGGTTGATAAAAAATTGGCTCTTGAAGTCCAGTGCAGTTCTCTAAGAATAGAACGACTGCAGGAACGGACGCTTTCTTACCGCCAGCATGGCTATCAGGTCCTCTGGCTCTTGGGGCGAAAACTTTGGCTCAAGGATTCCCTAACTCGCCTGCAGAAGGATTTTCTCTATTTTAGTAAAAATATGGGCTTTCATCTCTGGGAGCTGGATCAAGAAAAGCAAGTTCTGCGTCTTAAATACCTGATTCACGAAGATCTGCATGGAAAAGTCCAGTACAAGACCAAGAACTTTCCCTTTGGTCACAGTCAGCTTTTGGATATTTTGCGTTTGCCCTTTCAAAAGCAGGAGATGAACAGCTTTCTGGCCCAGCAAGATCCGCAGATCTGCAATTATATCCGCCGTCAGCTTTATTACCAGCAGCCTAGATGGATGCGGCTGCAGGCTCAGCTCTATCAGAATGGCGATAATCTCTTGACTAAGACTGCAGAGGATTTTTATCCACAGGTTCGGCCGATACAGGCTGCCTCCTTCTGTCAGATAACTACTGACCTGACTGACTATTACCAGCAGTTTGAGAACTATTATGCCAATCTCCAGCAAAAAAATCTGCAAATTGTTTATTCACCGGCTTTTTATACAAGGATTTTACGTTGA
- a CDS encoding MFS transporter, translating into MRKKFHNSYLAHFLLFNFFFLAYSLFSTLISVYMQDLGYSNAQVSMVVSASFFASMLAQPIFGVLSDALGIKKIFLFSFLVMMVGAVFFMKATQLWQLLVWYSLVLMLVNGVNPVMDVLAAQSPYTYGKIRIWGTIGYALGSQLAGLIYQRVAPQAIFPVFIGMMLISSIGLLGIQPKHDRAALESRNTRKQTGLGKLLTNKTYLFYLLLVALYSGVGNTGHTYIPAMLQHSGLEVDMASTVVALSVLVEAPFIFYSYLFMDKISMKKLLYICLGIVFLQYSVYALDLGLISKIGMTLLSKHVTGMVLIMVTLKIVASLVDEKYLVTAIALVQTARSLGTILIQNLAGHFLDSWGYEGMHLFLAAIICLVCLLALFLKLPERKGNQLFG; encoded by the coding sequence ATGCGAAAAAAGTTTCACAACAGCTATCTGGCTCATTTTTTACTCTTTAATTTTTTCTTCTTAGCCTACTCTCTTTTTTCGACCCTGATATCAGTCTATATGCAGGACTTAGGCTATTCAAATGCACAAGTATCGATGGTAGTGTCAGCTTCCTTCTTTGCTTCTATGTTGGCTCAGCCAATCTTCGGAGTTCTCAGCGATGCTTTGGGAATTAAAAAGATCTTCCTTTTTAGCTTTCTAGTTATGATGGTTGGGGCTGTATTTTTCATGAAAGCGACTCAGCTTTGGCAGTTACTGGTCTGGTATAGCCTAGTTCTCATGTTGGTTAACGGGGTCAATCCAGTCATGGATGTTCTGGCGGCTCAAAGTCCTTATACTTATGGCAAGATTCGGATTTGGGGAACCATTGGATATGCACTAGGCTCTCAGCTGGCAGGATTGATTTATCAAAGAGTCGCACCACAGGCTATTTTCCCAGTCTTTATTGGCATGATGCTTATCAGCAGCATAGGACTTTTGGGAATCCAGCCCAAGCACGACCGAGCAGCCCTAGAAAGCAGGAATACCCGCAAGCAGACAGGTCTGGGGAAGCTCTTGACCAACAAAACCTATCTCTTTTACCTGCTTTTGGTCGCCCTTTACTCTGGAGTGGGGAATACTGGTCATACCTATATCCCTGCCATGCTACAGCATAGTGGCTTAGAGGTGGATATGGCTTCGACTGTCGTTGCCTTATCAGTTCTGGTTGAAGCGCCTTTTATCTTTTATTCCTATCTCTTTATGGACAAGATTTCGATGAAAAAGCTTCTTTATATTTGTCTGGGAATCGTCTTTCTCCAGTATAGCGTCTATGCTTTAGACCTAGGTTTGATTTCGAAAATCGGGATGACTCTCCTTTCCAAGCACGTGACGGGCATGGTTTTGATAATGGTGACCCTGAAAATCGTAGCTAGCTTGGTCGATGAAAAATACCTGGTTACAGCCATTGCTCTGGTCCAGACAGCCCGCAGTCTAGGAACCATTCTCATTCAAAATCTTGCGGGTCACTTTTTGGACAGTTGGGGCTACGAAGGAATGCACCTCTTTCTAGCAGCTATTATCTGCTTAGTCTGTCTCCTGGCCCTCTTTCTAAAATTGCCAGAACGAAAAGGAAACCAATTATTTGGATAA